A stretch of Triticum aestivum cultivar Chinese Spring chromosome 1D, IWGSC CS RefSeq v2.1, whole genome shotgun sequence DNA encodes these proteins:
- the LOC123182115 gene encoding carboxymethylenebutenolidase homolog isoform X2, which translates to MAATAAAAAVRPSLPITPPRRERSAAFCSLAPATSAPSTRLPPSSRWRCTAVTHPRSRRLHGPRCSQAEVASSTVDDDEACELVRGTDVVIGQGDDESVRAYLLEAVKNNNGTCVLFLSDVFGFEDSATRDFAYRIACHGYNVLVPDLFRGNPWKKSLPMDGFQAWLAEQAPERVAGDIDTCRKWLVDDFLAAAPSKKLGVVGFCYGGGRLVETLARDADAACFSAGVCFYGSRMDASLGAQIAAPVLFVCGDGDLLCPVETVRELERSARGAKAAVYAGRGHGFAHRPESLEDDGDAEEAFAMMKSWLHDHLLA; encoded by the exons atggcggccacggcggccgcaGCCGCAGTGCGCCCGTCTCTCCCCATCACGCCTCCGCGGCGCGAGCGCAGCGCCGCCTTCTGCTCGCTTGCGCCGGCGACCAGCGCGCCGTCCACACGCTTGCCGCCGTCCTCT AGATGGCGCTGCACCGCCGTCACCCAtccccggagccgccggctccACGGGCCGCGCTGCAGCCAGGCCGAAGTGGCGAGCAGCAccgtggacgacgacgaggcgtgCGAGCTGGTGAGGGGCACGGACGTCGTCATCGGGCAGGGCGACGACGAGAGCGTCCGCGCCTACCTCCTCGAGGCCGTCAAGAACAACAACGGCACCTGCGTCCTCTTCCTCTCCGACGTCTTCGGCTTCGAGGACTCCGCCACCCGGGACTTCGCCTACCGCATCGCGTGCCACGGCTACAA CGTTCTGGTGCCGGACTTGTTCCGCGGGAACCCGTGGAAGAAGAGCCTGCCGATGGACGGGTTCCAGGCGTGGCTCGCCGAGCAGGCCCCGGAGAGGGTGGCCGGCGACATCGACACGTGCAGGAAATGGCTGGTGGACGACTTCCTGGCGGCCGCGCCGTCCAAGAAGCTGGGCGTGGTCGGGTTCTGCTACGGGGGCGGCCGCCTCGTGGAGACGCTGGCGCGCGACGCGGACGCCGCCTGCTTCAGCGCGGGCGTCTGCTTCTACGGGTCCCGGATGGACGCGTCGCTCGGGGCACAGATCGCGGCGCCGGTGCTGTTCGTGTGCGGCGACGGCGACCTGCTGTGCCCCGTGGAGACGGTGCGGGAGCTGGAGAGGAGCGCGAGGGGCGCCAAGGCGGCCGTGTACGCCGGCAGGGGCCACGGGTTCGCGCACcggccggagtcgctggaggacgacggcgacgccgaGGAGGCGTTCGCGATGATGAAGAGCTGGTTGCACGACCACCTGCTTGCTTGA
- the LOC123182115 gene encoding carboxymethylenebutenolidase homolog isoform X1 translates to MAATAAAAAVRPSLPITPPRRERSAAFCSLAPATSAPSTRLPPSSVIPLQRWRCTAVTHPRSRRLHGPRCSQAEVASSTVDDDEACELVRGTDVVIGQGDDESVRAYLLEAVKNNNGTCVLFLSDVFGFEDSATRDFAYRIACHGYNVLVPDLFRGNPWKKSLPMDGFQAWLAEQAPERVAGDIDTCRKWLVDDFLAAAPSKKLGVVGFCYGGGRLVETLARDADAACFSAGVCFYGSRMDASLGAQIAAPVLFVCGDGDLLCPVETVRELERSARGAKAAVYAGRGHGFAHRPESLEDDGDAEEAFAMMKSWLHDHLLA, encoded by the exons atggcggccacggcggccgcaGCCGCAGTGCGCCCGTCTCTCCCCATCACGCCTCCGCGGCGCGAGCGCAGCGCCGCCTTCTGCTCGCTTGCGCCGGCGACCAGCGCGCCGTCCACACGCTTGCCGCCGTCCTCTGTAA TTCCCTTGCAGAGATGGCGCTGCACCGCCGTCACCCAtccccggagccgccggctccACGGGCCGCGCTGCAGCCAGGCCGAAGTGGCGAGCAGCAccgtggacgacgacgaggcgtgCGAGCTGGTGAGGGGCACGGACGTCGTCATCGGGCAGGGCGACGACGAGAGCGTCCGCGCCTACCTCCTCGAGGCCGTCAAGAACAACAACGGCACCTGCGTCCTCTTCCTCTCCGACGTCTTCGGCTTCGAGGACTCCGCCACCCGGGACTTCGCCTACCGCATCGCGTGCCACGGCTACAA CGTTCTGGTGCCGGACTTGTTCCGCGGGAACCCGTGGAAGAAGAGCCTGCCGATGGACGGGTTCCAGGCGTGGCTCGCCGAGCAGGCCCCGGAGAGGGTGGCCGGCGACATCGACACGTGCAGGAAATGGCTGGTGGACGACTTCCTGGCGGCCGCGCCGTCCAAGAAGCTGGGCGTGGTCGGGTTCTGCTACGGGGGCGGCCGCCTCGTGGAGACGCTGGCGCGCGACGCGGACGCCGCCTGCTTCAGCGCGGGCGTCTGCTTCTACGGGTCCCGGATGGACGCGTCGCTCGGGGCACAGATCGCGGCGCCGGTGCTGTTCGTGTGCGGCGACGGCGACCTGCTGTGCCCCGTGGAGACGGTGCGGGAGCTGGAGAGGAGCGCGAGGGGCGCCAAGGCGGCCGTGTACGCCGGCAGGGGCCACGGGTTCGCGCACcggccggagtcgctggaggacgacggcgacgccgaGGAGGCGTTCGCGATGATGAAGAGCTGGTTGCACGACCACCTGCTTGCTTGA